The Epinephelus lanceolatus isolate andai-2023 chromosome 1, ASM4190304v1, whole genome shotgun sequence genome has a window encoding:
- the slc45a1 gene encoding proton-associated sugar transporter A isoform X1, with amino-acid sequence MSSPGMGTPSDPLLASPGGRLSTAQEGLWRSSLPKTVSFPTSSTRHLSHRANNFQRQPKRRKLIRPSPPPPPNTPCPLDQLDLSELPPRRTFQELLFNGCILFGIEFSYAMETAYVTPVLLQMGLPDQFYSLVWFISPILGFLVQPLLGAWSDRCTSRFGRRRPFIFALAIGALLGLTLVLNGRDIGGVMADTASNHKWGIVLTVCGVVLMDFSADSADNPSHAYMMDVCSPEDQDRGLNIHALLAGLGGGFGYIVGGINWDQTQFGKSMGGQLRVIYMFTSITLVFATAMTLMSIPERPLPKSQPNKNSSKNHLKSPSLPLPPSPPVPPGSALGLDEEDEEGLYSYNFSKSHNNSDPLAHSCSANARLCAGLTSPISPLSPLTPKYGSFISRDSSLTGINDFASSLGTSYIDSVLINCYTGQHTPQALAPNSTAAPLPPGDSPPPDESTQGAGSHPAEQTQPDVVSHPAGEAQDAEVPQPEGDASQVTAGAHPGAGSHRGSSAGILKRPQSLPLMEEPMATQIVGLENGRRRTVTFSQQVANILLNGVRYESDLSENVETGESQMSMKLLCIAIYRMPPSLRSLCTNHFLGWLSFEGMLLFYTDFMGEVVFEGDPKAPHDSEAYQRYNAGVSMGCWGMCIYAFSAAFYSAILEKLEERFSLRTLYFFAYLAFGLGTGLATLSTNIYVVLSLCVTYGVLFSSLCTLPYSLLCEYYQSPQFCGSSEEGTRRGMGVDISLLSCQYFLAQILVSVAMGPLTSLVGGAQGVMYFASLMSFVGCLYSSLCVVYQLPPPEGEPPDSETQPLLVHI; translated from the exons ATGTCATCTCCGGGCATGGGCACCCCCAGTGACCCCCTTTTGGCCAGTCCAGGAGGGAGGTTATCCACAGCTCAGGAAGGTCTCTGGAGGAGCTCACTCCCCAAAACTGTCAGCTTTCCCACGTCCTCCACTCGGCACCTCAGCCACCGAGCCAACAACTTCCAAAGACAGCCAAAGCGCAGGAAGCTGATAAGACCTTCGCCACCTCCACCGCCCAACACACCCTGTCCCCTGGACCAGCTGGACCTCAGTGAGCTTCCCCCGAGGCGCACCTTCCAAGAACTGCTCTTCAATGGCTGCATCCTGTTTGGTATTGAATTTAGCTATGCCATGGAGACAGCATATGTGACTCCTGTGCTTCTACAGATGGGTTTACCTGATCAGTTTTACAGCCTGGTGTGGTTTATCAGTCCCATCCTGG GATTCCTCGTTCAGCCTCTCCTCGGAGCATGGAGTGATCGTTGTACATCCCGGTTTGGACGAAGGAGACCTTTTATTTTTGCCTTGGCTATAG GGGCTTTGCTGGGTCTAACCCTGGTGCTGAACGGGCGGGACATTGGAGGTGTGATGGCTGACACTGCATCAAATCACAAGTGGGGGATTGTCCTGACAGTGTGCGGTGTGGTTCTGATGGACTTCAGCGCTGATTCAGCTGACAACCCGAGCCATGCCTACATGATGGATGTGTGCAGCCCTGAGGACCAGGATCGAGGGCTGAACATCCACGCACTACTGGCAG GTCTAGGAGGCGGATTTGGCTACATTGTGGGTGGGATCAACTGGGACCAGACACAGTTTGGAAAGTCGATGGGAGGTCAACTGCGGGTCATATACATGTTTACGAGTATCACTTTGGTGTTCGCCACAGCCATGACTCTGATGAGTATCCCCGAGCGGCCCCTACCAAAGAGCCAGCCGAACAAAAACTCCagcaaaaaccatctaaaaagcccgAGCctgcctcttcctccctccccccctgtcccccctggATCAGCTCTGGGCCTGgatgaggaagatgaggagggtCTGTACAGCTACAACTTCTCAAAGTCTCACAACAACTCTGACCCTCTCGCCCATTCCTGCAGTGCCAATGCACGCCTCTGTGCTGGCCTCACCAGCCCCATATCACCCCTGAGCCCCCTCACCCCAAAATATGGCAGCTTCATCAGTAGGGACAGCTCACTCACAGGCATCAATGACTTTGCCTCTTCATTAGGAACCTCCTACATAGACAGTGTGCTCATAAACTGCTACACAGGTCAGCACACACCACAGGCCCTGGCCCCAAACTCCACTGCTGCACCCCTGCCCCCAGGGGACTCCCCTCCTCCTGACGAGTCCACACAGGGAGCAGGGAGCCATCCTGCGGAACAGACTCAGCCTGATGTGGTGTCCCATCCAGCTGGGGAAGCTCAGGACGCAGAAGTGCCGCAGCCTGAGGGAGATGCATCTCAGGTCACAGCTGGGGCTCACCCCGGTGCGGGGTCACACCGGGGCTCTTCTGCTGGTATCCTGAAGCGACCCCAGAGTCTTCCACTAATGGAGGAGCCCATGGCGACCCAGATTGTGGGGCTGGAGAACGGACGCAGGAGGACGGTGACCTTCAGCCAGCAG GTGGCAAACATTTTGCTGAATGGCGTGCGCTATGAGAGTGATCTGAGTGAGAATGTGGAGACAGGAGAATCGCAGATGTCGATGAAGCTGCTGTGTATAGCCATCTACAGGATGCCTCCCTCTCTGCGAAGTTTATGCACTAATCATTTTCTGG GCTGGCTGTCCTTTGAAGGCATGCTGCTCTTCTACACTGACTTCATGGGGGAGGTTGTGTTTGAAGGAGACCCCAAGGCACCCCACGACTCCGAGGCTTATCAACGGTATAATGCTGGTGTTAGCATGGGCTGCTGGGGCATGTGCATCTATGCATTCAGTGCTGCTTTCTACTCAG CCATATTGGAGAAACTGGAGGAGCGTTTCTCTCTTCGCACTCTATATTTTTTTGCCTACCTGGCGTTTGGTTTGGGCACGGGCCTGGCCACACTGTCCACCAACATCTACGTGGtactttctctctgtgtcacctATGGGGTGCTCTTCTCCTCTCTATGCACGCTGCCTTACTCTCTGCTGTGTGAATACTACCAGAGCCCTCAG TTTTGTGGCTCATCAGAAGAAGGAACCAGACGAGGGATGGGGGTGGACATCTCTCTGCTCAGCTGCCAGTACTTCCTGGCTCAGATCCTGGTCTCTGTGGCGATGGGACCTCTGACCTCACTGGTGGGTGGGGCCCAGGGAGTGATGTACTTTGCAAGCCTGATGTCATTCGTGGGCTGCCTGTACTCCTCCCTCTGCGTGGTGTACCAGCTGCCCCCCCCTGAGGGTGAGCCCCCTGATAGTGAGACCCAGCCACTATTGGTGCACATTTAG
- the slc45a1 gene encoding proton-associated sugar transporter A isoform X2, with protein sequence MSSPGMGTPSDPLLASPGGRLSTAQEGLWRSSLPKTVSFPTSSTRHLSHRANNFQRQPKRRKLIRPSPPPPPNTPCPLDQLDLSELPPRRTFQELLFNGCILFGIEFSYAMETAYVTPVLLQMGLPDQFYSLVWFISPILGFLVQPLLGAWSDRCTSRFGRRRPFIFALAIGALLGLTLVLNGRDIGGVMADTASNHKWGIVLTVCGVVLMDFSADSADNPSHAYMMDVCSPEDQDRGLNIHALLAGLGGGFGYIVGGINWDQTQFGKSMGGQLRVIYMFTSITLVFATAMTLMSIPERPLPKSQPNKNSSKNHLKSPSLPLPPSPPVPPGSALGLDEEDEEGLYSYNFSKSHNNSDPLAHSCSANARLCAGLTSPISPLSPLTPKYGSFISRDSSLTGINDFASSLGTSYIDSVLINCYTGQHTPQALAPNSTAAPLPPGDSPPPDESTQGAGSHPAEQTQPDVVSHPAGEAQDAEVPQPEGDASQVTAGAHPGAGSHRGSSAGILKRPQSLPLMEEPMATQIVGLENGRRRTVTFSQQVANILLNGVRYESDLSENVETGESQMSMKLLCIAIYRMPPSLRSLCTNHFLGWLSFEGMLLFYTDFMGEVVFEGDPKAPHDSEAYQRYNAGVSMGCWGMCIYAFSAAFYSAILEKLEERFSLRTLYFFAYLAFGLGTGLATLSTNIYVVLSLCVTYGVLFSSLCTLPYSLLCEYYQSPQFCGSSEEGTRRGMGVDISLLSCQYFLAQILVSVAMGPLTSLVGGAQGVMYFASLMSFVGCLYSSLCVVYQLPPPEGRGEVETGV encoded by the exons ATGTCATCTCCGGGCATGGGCACCCCCAGTGACCCCCTTTTGGCCAGTCCAGGAGGGAGGTTATCCACAGCTCAGGAAGGTCTCTGGAGGAGCTCACTCCCCAAAACTGTCAGCTTTCCCACGTCCTCCACTCGGCACCTCAGCCACCGAGCCAACAACTTCCAAAGACAGCCAAAGCGCAGGAAGCTGATAAGACCTTCGCCACCTCCACCGCCCAACACACCCTGTCCCCTGGACCAGCTGGACCTCAGTGAGCTTCCCCCGAGGCGCACCTTCCAAGAACTGCTCTTCAATGGCTGCATCCTGTTTGGTATTGAATTTAGCTATGCCATGGAGACAGCATATGTGACTCCTGTGCTTCTACAGATGGGTTTACCTGATCAGTTTTACAGCCTGGTGTGGTTTATCAGTCCCATCCTGG GATTCCTCGTTCAGCCTCTCCTCGGAGCATGGAGTGATCGTTGTACATCCCGGTTTGGACGAAGGAGACCTTTTATTTTTGCCTTGGCTATAG GGGCTTTGCTGGGTCTAACCCTGGTGCTGAACGGGCGGGACATTGGAGGTGTGATGGCTGACACTGCATCAAATCACAAGTGGGGGATTGTCCTGACAGTGTGCGGTGTGGTTCTGATGGACTTCAGCGCTGATTCAGCTGACAACCCGAGCCATGCCTACATGATGGATGTGTGCAGCCCTGAGGACCAGGATCGAGGGCTGAACATCCACGCACTACTGGCAG GTCTAGGAGGCGGATTTGGCTACATTGTGGGTGGGATCAACTGGGACCAGACACAGTTTGGAAAGTCGATGGGAGGTCAACTGCGGGTCATATACATGTTTACGAGTATCACTTTGGTGTTCGCCACAGCCATGACTCTGATGAGTATCCCCGAGCGGCCCCTACCAAAGAGCCAGCCGAACAAAAACTCCagcaaaaaccatctaaaaagcccgAGCctgcctcttcctccctccccccctgtcccccctggATCAGCTCTGGGCCTGgatgaggaagatgaggagggtCTGTACAGCTACAACTTCTCAAAGTCTCACAACAACTCTGACCCTCTCGCCCATTCCTGCAGTGCCAATGCACGCCTCTGTGCTGGCCTCACCAGCCCCATATCACCCCTGAGCCCCCTCACCCCAAAATATGGCAGCTTCATCAGTAGGGACAGCTCACTCACAGGCATCAATGACTTTGCCTCTTCATTAGGAACCTCCTACATAGACAGTGTGCTCATAAACTGCTACACAGGTCAGCACACACCACAGGCCCTGGCCCCAAACTCCACTGCTGCACCCCTGCCCCCAGGGGACTCCCCTCCTCCTGACGAGTCCACACAGGGAGCAGGGAGCCATCCTGCGGAACAGACTCAGCCTGATGTGGTGTCCCATCCAGCTGGGGAAGCTCAGGACGCAGAAGTGCCGCAGCCTGAGGGAGATGCATCTCAGGTCACAGCTGGGGCTCACCCCGGTGCGGGGTCACACCGGGGCTCTTCTGCTGGTATCCTGAAGCGACCCCAGAGTCTTCCACTAATGGAGGAGCCCATGGCGACCCAGATTGTGGGGCTGGAGAACGGACGCAGGAGGACGGTGACCTTCAGCCAGCAG GTGGCAAACATTTTGCTGAATGGCGTGCGCTATGAGAGTGATCTGAGTGAGAATGTGGAGACAGGAGAATCGCAGATGTCGATGAAGCTGCTGTGTATAGCCATCTACAGGATGCCTCCCTCTCTGCGAAGTTTATGCACTAATCATTTTCTGG GCTGGCTGTCCTTTGAAGGCATGCTGCTCTTCTACACTGACTTCATGGGGGAGGTTGTGTTTGAAGGAGACCCCAAGGCACCCCACGACTCCGAGGCTTATCAACGGTATAATGCTGGTGTTAGCATGGGCTGCTGGGGCATGTGCATCTATGCATTCAGTGCTGCTTTCTACTCAG CCATATTGGAGAAACTGGAGGAGCGTTTCTCTCTTCGCACTCTATATTTTTTTGCCTACCTGGCGTTTGGTTTGGGCACGGGCCTGGCCACACTGTCCACCAACATCTACGTGGtactttctctctgtgtcacctATGGGGTGCTCTTCTCCTCTCTATGCACGCTGCCTTACTCTCTGCTGTGTGAATACTACCAGAGCCCTCAG TTTTGTGGCTCATCAGAAGAAGGAACCAGACGAGGGATGGGGGTGGACATCTCTCTGCTCAGCTGCCAGTACTTCCTGGCTCAGATCCTGGTCTCTGTGGCGATGGGACCTCTGACCTCACTGGTGGGTGGGGCCCAGGGAGTGATGTACTTTGCAAGCCTGATGTCATTCGTGGGCTGCCTGTACTCCTCCCTCTGCGTGGTGTACCAGCTGCCCCCCCCTGAGG GAAGAGGAGAAGTTGAAACTGGGGTGTGA
- the prxl2b gene encoding prostamide/prostaglandin F synthase produces the protein MANVDLARVGKNLLKSADTGESVELQSLWKDQPVVLFFLRRFGCQVCRWMATEVSKLEEDLRANGVALVGVAPEETGLKEFKEGSYFKGSIYIDEQKKSYKDLGFKRYTAITVVPAALGKKVRDAASKATVAGISGNFSGDLLQSGGMLIVAKGGEKVLVHFIQDSPGDHLPLEDISKALGISTTAEAGQQPVCNDDVCTR, from the exons ATGGCAAACGTGGACCTCGCTCGGGTTGGGAAGAACTTGTTGAAGTCCGCTGACACAGGAGAG AGCGTCGAACTCCAGTCTCTATGGAAGGACCAGCCGGTGGTCTTGTTCTTCCTGCGCAGGTTCGGCTGTCAGGTGTGTCGGTGGATGGCAACAGAGGTCAGCAAACTAGAGGAGGACCTGAGAGCCAACGGTGTAGCGCTGGTGGGGGTCGCGCCAGAGGAGACTGGCCTGAAGGAGTTCAAGGAAGGAAGTTATTTCAAAGGAT CCATCTACATCGATGAACAGAAGAAAAGCTACAAGGATTTAGGCTTCAAAAG GTACACAGCCATAACTGTGGTACCTGCCGCTCTGGGGAAGAAAGTGCGAGATGCAGCTTCAAAG GCCACTGTCGCAGGCATCTCGGGAAACTTCTCAGGCGATCTGCTGCAGAGTGGAGGCATGCTCATTGTGGCCAAAG GTGGAGAAAAGGTCCTAGTGCACTTTATCCAGGATTCCCCAGGAGACCACCTACCCCTGGAGGATATTTCCAAGGCCTTGGGTATCTCAACCACAGCGGAAGCAGGACAGCAGCCAGTG TGCAATGATGATGTCTGTACACGGTGA